In one Pelecanus crispus isolate bPelCri1 chromosome 12, bPelCri1.pri, whole genome shotgun sequence genomic region, the following are encoded:
- the MNT gene encoding max-binding protein MNT isoform X2, with protein sequence MSIETLLEAARFLEWQAQQQQQSNEKHEKLRLEREQEQKVAGKASVPRANSAIPPEEPRSELLVPISPPAPAPPPPPPLAAPISVIPIPVVTSPPQQAAQAALSPPLVQRHQPLVSTPSVTKEASPVAPVIQRPPGPLLPDGKAATPPSGSPKQLQHYTAPVLAISQHHVVQQPIQPQPHQPLQHPGAPPQLGALKLAPAEDTKPNEQKKRPGGVGTREVHNKLEKNRRAHLKECFETLKRNIPNVDDKKTSNLSVLRSALRYIQTLKRKEKEYEHEMERLAREKIATQQRLAELKNELSQWMDILEIDRIIRQTVQPEDDQASTSTASEGEDNMDEDMEDDRPVNSLPKLTQRQHPELLKAVPSNAASHHPAVLPQHLSIQQKQTPAHAQPPIQTQALVQPQAIVPAQTHIVAASTVQSTVIAHTATTHASVIQTVNHVIQGPQTKHIAHIAPSTSSPVQLTTAAQPIGHITVHPATINHMAHLGQQLPIYPQPVAVSQPVVSHIAHTISHQQVNGTTNLGQQAVMAKPAVGTQVVHHPQLVGQTVLNPVTMVTMPSFPVSTLKLA encoded by the exons AATGAGAAGCACGAGAAGCTCCGCctggagagggagcaggagcagaaggTGGCCGGCAAGGCCAGCGTGCCGCGGGCGAACAGTGCCATTCCCCCGGAGGAGCCCCGGAGCGAACTGCTGGTGCCCatctcccccccagccccggcccccccgccgcccccgcccctggcagcccccatTTCAGTCATTCCCATCCCTGTCGTCACCAGCCCTCCCCAGCAAGCAGCCCAGGCCGCGCTGTCCCCGCCGCTCGTACAACGCCACCAGCCCCTCGTAAGCACTCCCAGTGTCACTAAGGAGGCATCGCCGGTTGCGCCGGTCATCCAgaggccgccgggcccgctTCTGCCGGACGGAAAAGCTGCCACGCCGCCGTCGGGCAGCCCGAAGCAGCTGCAGCATTACACGGCGCCGGTCCTGGCCATCTCCCAGCACCATGTGGTTCAGCAGCCCATCCAGCCCCAGCCTCaccagcccctgcagcacccgGGAGCACCCCCGCAGCTCGGTGCGCTGAAGCTGGCTCCTGCAGAAGACACGAAACCAAATGAGCAGAAGAAGAGACCTGGAGG GGTTGGGACCAGGGAAGTACATAATAAATTGGAGAAGAACAG acGTGCACATTTGAAAGAATGCTTTGAGACATTAAAACGCAACATCCCCAACGTAGACGACAAGAAGACCTCAAACCTCAGCGTCCTAAGGAGTGCCTTGCGATACATCCAG actttaaagagaaaggaaaaagagtatGAACATGAGATGGAGCGGCTGGCAAGAGAGAAGATTGCTACCCAGCAGCGACTGGCAGAATTGAAGAACGAGTTGAGCCAGTGGATGGACATCTTGGAGATTGACAGAATTATTCGACAGACAGTTCAGCCAGAGGATGACCAGGCATCTACCTCGACAGCATCAG AGGGTGAAGACAACATGGATGAAGACATGGAAGATGACAGGCCAGTGAACTCATTACCAAAACTAACCCAGCGCCAGCACCCAGAGCTCCTGAAAGCCGTCCCTTCAAACGCTGCTTCCCACCACCCGGCAGTTCTGCCTCAGCACCTGTCCATCCAGCAGAAACAAACCCCAGCCCACGCACAGCCTCCCATCCAGACGCAAGCACTGGTCCAGCCGCAGGCGATCGTCCCTGCACAGACTCACATCGTGGCGGCTTCGACCGTGCAATCGACTGTTATCGCCCACACCGCCACTACCCACGCTTCGGTCATTCAGACTGTCAACCACGTGATTCAGGGTCCACAGACCAAGCACATTGCTCACATTGCACCTTCCACGTCCAGCCCTGTGCAACTTACCACTGCTGCTCAGCCTATCGGCCACATCACTGTGCACCCAGCCACCATCAACCACATGGCCCAcctgggccagcagctgcccATCTACCCTCAGCCCGTGGCCGTCAGCCAGCCCGTGGTGAGCCACATTGCTCACACGATCTCGCACCAGCAAGTGAATGGAACCACAAACCTTGGCCAGCAAGCGGTGATGGCCAAGCCTGCTGTAGGAACCCAAGTTGTCCATCACCCGCAGTTAGTTGGGCAAACGGTCCTAAATCCGGTGACTATGGTAACCATGCCATCATTCCCAGTGAGCACACTGAAGCTGGCCTAG
- the MNT gene encoding max-binding protein MNT isoform X1: MSIETLLEAARFLEWQAQQQQQSAREENEKHEKLRLEREQEQKVAGKASVPRANSAIPPEEPRSELLVPISPPAPAPPPPPPLAAPISVIPIPVVTSPPQQAAQAALSPPLVQRHQPLVSTPSVTKEASPVAPVIQRPPGPLLPDGKAATPPSGSPKQLQHYTAPVLAISQHHVVQQPIQPQPHQPLQHPGAPPQLGALKLAPAEDTKPNEQKKRPGGVGTREVHNKLEKNRRAHLKECFETLKRNIPNVDDKKTSNLSVLRSALRYIQTLKRKEKEYEHEMERLAREKIATQQRLAELKNELSQWMDILEIDRIIRQTVQPEDDQASTSTASEGEDNMDEDMEDDRPVNSLPKLTQRQHPELLKAVPSNAASHHPAVLPQHLSIQQKQTPAHAQPPIQTQALVQPQAIVPAQTHIVAASTVQSTVIAHTATTHASVIQTVNHVIQGPQTKHIAHIAPSTSSPVQLTTAAQPIGHITVHPATINHMAHLGQQLPIYPQPVAVSQPVVSHIAHTISHQQVNGTTNLGQQAVMAKPAVGTQVVHHPQLVGQTVLNPVTMVTMPSFPVSTLKLA, encoded by the exons AGGAGAATGAGAAGCACGAGAAGCTCCGCctggagagggagcaggagcagaaggTGGCCGGCAAGGCCAGCGTGCCGCGGGCGAACAGTGCCATTCCCCCGGAGGAGCCCCGGAGCGAACTGCTGGTGCCCatctcccccccagccccggcccccccgccgcccccgcccctggcagcccccatTTCAGTCATTCCCATCCCTGTCGTCACCAGCCCTCCCCAGCAAGCAGCCCAGGCCGCGCTGTCCCCGCCGCTCGTACAACGCCACCAGCCCCTCGTAAGCACTCCCAGTGTCACTAAGGAGGCATCGCCGGTTGCGCCGGTCATCCAgaggccgccgggcccgctTCTGCCGGACGGAAAAGCTGCCACGCCGCCGTCGGGCAGCCCGAAGCAGCTGCAGCATTACACGGCGCCGGTCCTGGCCATCTCCCAGCACCATGTGGTTCAGCAGCCCATCCAGCCCCAGCCTCaccagcccctgcagcacccgGGAGCACCCCCGCAGCTCGGTGCGCTGAAGCTGGCTCCTGCAGAAGACACGAAACCAAATGAGCAGAAGAAGAGACCTGGAGG GGTTGGGACCAGGGAAGTACATAATAAATTGGAGAAGAACAG acGTGCACATTTGAAAGAATGCTTTGAGACATTAAAACGCAACATCCCCAACGTAGACGACAAGAAGACCTCAAACCTCAGCGTCCTAAGGAGTGCCTTGCGATACATCCAG actttaaagagaaaggaaaaagagtatGAACATGAGATGGAGCGGCTGGCAAGAGAGAAGATTGCTACCCAGCAGCGACTGGCAGAATTGAAGAACGAGTTGAGCCAGTGGATGGACATCTTGGAGATTGACAGAATTATTCGACAGACAGTTCAGCCAGAGGATGACCAGGCATCTACCTCGACAGCATCAG AGGGTGAAGACAACATGGATGAAGACATGGAAGATGACAGGCCAGTGAACTCATTACCAAAACTAACCCAGCGCCAGCACCCAGAGCTCCTGAAAGCCGTCCCTTCAAACGCTGCTTCCCACCACCCGGCAGTTCTGCCTCAGCACCTGTCCATCCAGCAGAAACAAACCCCAGCCCACGCACAGCCTCCCATCCAGACGCAAGCACTGGTCCAGCCGCAGGCGATCGTCCCTGCACAGACTCACATCGTGGCGGCTTCGACCGTGCAATCGACTGTTATCGCCCACACCGCCACTACCCACGCTTCGGTCATTCAGACTGTCAACCACGTGATTCAGGGTCCACAGACCAAGCACATTGCTCACATTGCACCTTCCACGTCCAGCCCTGTGCAACTTACCACTGCTGCTCAGCCTATCGGCCACATCACTGTGCACCCAGCCACCATCAACCACATGGCCCAcctgggccagcagctgcccATCTACCCTCAGCCCGTGGCCGTCAGCCAGCCCGTGGTGAGCCACATTGCTCACACGATCTCGCACCAGCAAGTGAATGGAACCACAAACCTTGGCCAGCAAGCGGTGATGGCCAAGCCTGCTGTAGGAACCCAAGTTGTCCATCACCCGCAGTTAGTTGGGCAAACGGTCCTAAATCCGGTGACTATGGTAACCATGCCATCATTCCCAGTGAGCACACTGAAGCTGGCCTAG